In Osmerus eperlanus chromosome 4, fOsmEpe2.1, whole genome shotgun sequence, the sequence TGTCTTGTTGTCATCTGGACCACTGCCAAATGTTTCAGAAACAAAGGTTTACACCTGTTACACCAGATGAAGGTTGAGCAATCAACAAACAGAATTAACTTTCTATTTCACTTAAACACTTTGTTTGCTTATTCTGAAACTCATGATCATGATGTAGTAAACTCCTGATTCTGGTTTGAATTACTCTTTGCTAAAGCAGCTGGAAAACTAGTGTGGGCGCTCCACGTTAACTTTGAAAGCATCAAAAACACATTGGACTTGGACTGAAATATGAACCCTTTTATTCCAATGTTGACTACTGTGCTCATGCTTGTATGGGAATAGAATGGTGGTATTTTCTCACAGTTGCATTGAAGAGATGGATTTAGTATGATTAGTGTTTCACACTAGTTTCAGGACATCATACTGTCATCATACATAGTTCTCCAGCCAAGATGAAAAACACAATTAGTATTCCATGGTTAGTATTGAAAAAaaacctgtggaaaaaaaataaaataaaatgtatttgtaaagcCTTTttgacaagcaatgtcacagagggcacaTACGCCcaatagaactgcacctaaactaacctaaaccctcaagaagtaaaaaaagaaaataagttAATCTTTCAAGACATTATACTCTCATCCTACATAGCTCTCGAGTCATCTGAAAAACTATAAAGAAGCGATGCAGAAACCTTGCCGGGGTGGTTTCCTACGCTGGCTGTGAGAAGGGAAACACCCTTCATctgtttttacaagcaatgccaCAGACGCCTTCACATCTATGAAGTGGAGGAATCTGACAGGTACAAGGGAAGCTGCAAAGACAACATCAAATTTCTAAATAaagatgtttttgtttgtttccccATCAACATCAGTATTGTTCTAACACTAAAAACACCCTCTGTATTTTATTCCAAGGGGTTGAATACTTGACAGTTTGAACACAGACAATATCCAAAACCTTTaacaattattttgtatttttttatttcaataCAAGCCATACATTTAATTTGCCAATCTACACATCCCACAAGATAACAAGCCATGCATCCCATGTTAACTGACTGGTATAAAACACACGTAACTTTTCTTTTAGGGCTGCAAAGGATGGTTTGAGTGCTGTGTATTTTCTAAATTTCTGGTGGTAAACAAAGTGTTGTATTGCGTTAAATACGTTAGAATCAACAAGGGTTCGGTCTTCTCAGATCTAATGCACGTGCACTAACTTCCCATCGTTTTCTTTGGAATACACTGACAGTGTTTAAGGTGAAACCCTATCTAATATATATGGCTGGGCTATACCTAGTTTAAAACTGTCATTTATATCGATGTTCTGACCTCTATCTGTACCCTATATGTCAGAGAGCGGTCGCATAACAAGCTCAATGAAAATCTACCAGACCAGAGCAGTCAAATGTAGATAAGAGGCACTGGTGATGAAAGGATTCTAAGTCACAGTGTCTTCAGTTCAGTGTATCAAAGTCAACATTGACTTAAAAAACATACAAACTGTGCAGCCACAaactgcccacccccccccccgctcgtaATCAGAGAGATGCTCTCCACAGTGGCTCCCGAACAACACAGTTCGTCTCTGAGGAAGCAAGAGGACGGTGAGGCCCCCTTCAAGTGACGGAGGAGGAAGAGCCCGAGGTGTACCTCTGAAACGGGGCCAGGATGACGTCTGCGTTCTTGCCCTCGCTCTCCGTGCTGTAGAGGCTGTGCTGTTGGATGTAGCTCACCACCGGGTCCGGCAGCAGGTAGCGCACGCTCTGCCCCCGCCGCAGGGCCCTCCTGACGTGGGTGGCCGAGATCTCGTTGGTCACCCACTCGGGCACCACGTGGATGTTCCTGCGGTGCTCCCACAGAGTGTCCGATTGGTGGATGAACTTGTGGGGGTCGTTGCCGCTGCGGGTGATGCAGACCAGGCCGTAGCGGCCGACGATCTCAGTGATGTCGTCGGCCTTCCAGAGGTTGGGAACACCAAAGGACTCCAGCACGTCAGCGCCGCACAGCAGCATGAGCTGAGGGccatctgggagagagggggagggagggatgaagagagagacagagggggggggggggggagagagagagagagagagagagagagagagagagagagagagagagagagagagagagaggagggggaaatgaggagaggagacagagaggagagagacaaaggagagggATAAACTGAGGATACTTTTGTAAGTGTTGAACCTGTGTTTTAAAACCGATATCACCATCATTAGAATCTACTTTTCAGTAAAAATAAAAGGACTTCTAGGAAATTGCAGTGAAATTGTCATCAGTTATCCTGATGAAATCAAATACATGATATCAAATATTGAGACTGTTCTGTAGTATACACATCCTCAGGCACATTCATACTTTCATAACCCAAAAACCCGTTTAGCATCTGTACTGGAGCCCACACTTTATGCATGTGTAAGGAATGCTACCAGGAAGTTGGAACCAAAGTCGATCACACCGTTCCCAGCTGGAACAGCTTTGAGTCAAGCCTCTGGCAAGGAACCAGGTAGAACAGGAAACACGAGTACTCATCTGACCTTCACTGTCTTTACCTCAGATGTCCCACGCcaactcacctgtctgtctgtttctcctctttctgtttctctctctcccatgtgttctccgtctctcctcccctctctctctatcctgtgttccctctctcctgtgttttctctcatctgttctccctctctctcccctcatatgtgttctctttctcatctgttctctctctcacctggccTGTCCCCAGAGGACGTGTGACTGAGCGGGCGTTGCTGCATCTAAACCAACTGGCTGTGGACCAACGCCATGTACCTTTCGTAATCCTTTGTCTGCAGACAAACTGAATGCAACGTCTGTTATTGTTGTTTCATGAAATCATTTACCGTGAGCTCCGGTTTGAATGCAACAGATCCTCTCAATacaagggggagtggaggagaagctGAAGAGGCCTATTAGAGACATCATTATATCCAAAGCATCACGTACAAGTACAAACGTGTACATCAAGTACACGTACACACGGCGGGAATTGAACcttcaacctcttgatctgcagtcaaatgctttaACGCCTGAGCTACACCCTCACGATGTGACAGTACTGTGCTTCGCATGTCCTTGGTTACAGAAAGCTTCTGAGCATATACCTTTTCTTGTgtgaagggaggaaggggattCATAAGCATGTTCTGCAATCCTCCTCTTCTTGGCGTATTTGATGGTGTCCACCTCGTCGTTGTGCTGCTGTCCGGACACCAGCTCTTCATAATGATGTCTGGGGAGAAGTGAGAGACTGCGTTTCATAAAGGAGGCTGAGAGGAAGGTCTGGAGCGTTGTGATGTTTTGAGATTCGCGATTTTTGACACTGAGGTGTCGGTTATTGGCCCAGTttccccagacatggattaagcctagtcctagacGAAAAAATGTTTCAATGGAGATCTTGATTGAATTTTTCTCTTGCTTTAGGACTAGGctgaatccatgtctgggacACTGGGCCATTAAGTTAAACTAAGATATGAGACAAAGGACTCAAAGACACAAAACGACTGACTTTAAAACCATCTCTCTTCTGGTtccacccattggcacttatttgcttttcacaatgtgagcttcatgttttggctacccgcaatgttttgggggctatctcgttgtttatgatcattgacctatgcactttgtgtTAAGCTCTcttttgtaagtcgctttggataaaagcgtctgctaaatgactacatgttgaTTCCATTAATCCCACGTTAAAACGACTGTTTTTCCCAAACACAAACAAGTTCTCCAAATGTTCTCGTGCTACTGAACTTGAAGTCAGTTTGAGGTAGTGACACCTTCACCAACCTTAACTGTCACCTTGACCTCAGTCAGCAAAACCTGAAATGTGGGACAACACCCACAGTGAATAGGATGATGTCACTTCAATTCATTCTATTTGTTAACAAGTTCTagttcaatcaatcaatcacttTATTTATAAAGTACAATTAAACACAACTTCCGTTGACAAATGTGCTATACAGAGTGCTAAATAGGACCACCACATGataacagacacagacaaacagaataaCCGCATCAACATTCATTTTTATAagacaaatcaaataaaaaggtcTTTAACCTCACTTTAAAAACAGACAAGGAAGGTGCTGTTCTAATTTCCAGAAGAAGATTATTCCAAAGTCTTGGAGCAGCAATAGAGAATGCTCTATCTCCTCTAGTCTAAAGTCTCGATCTAGGAACTATTAAGAGGCCTAAGTTCGCAGATCTCAAAACTCTTGTAGGTTGATGGACTGTCAGCAGATCAGAAAGGTAGGACGGAGCTAACCCATTTACTGATTTAAAAACTAAAAGCAAGATTTTAAAATTAATTCTGTGGCACACCGGCAGCCAATAAAGTTTCTGAAGGACAGGAGTTATATGTTCCCGTTTTCGCGTTCCTGTCAGAACTCTGGCAGCAGCATTTTGGACTACCTGAAGGCGGTGGAATGGATGATTGACTGATCCCCAAATACAGCGAGTTACAATAGTCCAGCCTTGAAGTGATAAAACCATgtataactttttcaaaatgtttgCGAAAGAGAGGAAGTTATTGTATATATCAATATATCAATATTGAAtggtgagagacttgttgctcttgttggttcgTTGTAACTGATtaaaaattattgtactcgctgtgaaatatattattgttgcttgcttttctacaggtacactcttgcacttttgaggttcatgttgtttaattgtaacttgtttaactacatgctcttatggttcttccctttggcacttatttggtttttcacaatgtattcttcatgttttggcgacccgcaatgtttggggctatctcgttgttatgatcagtgacctatgcacttttgtaaagctctctcttggaagtcactttggataaaggcgtctgctaaatgcataaatggttATACTTCAAATCAAATTAGATTTGTAAACCCCTTTTCACAAGCAGAGTCACAGAAGGCTGCACATAcgtccatagaactgcacctaaaccaacatTTTCTCGAGAGAAGAAATGGgaagagcaattcagtgagggatcccctcctctcatACTTGTAGAATGCCTGTTGTTTATGTAGCACTTGTGGTCTATGTTTTTTTATGTAGCACTTGTGGTCTATGTTGTTTATGTAGCACTTGTGGTCTATGTTGTTTATGTAGCACTTGTGGTCTATGTTGTTTATGTAGCACTTGTGGTCTATGTTGTTTATGTAGCACTTGTGGTCTATGTTGTTTATGTAGCACTTGTGGTCTATGTTGTTTATGTAGCACTTGTGGTCTATGTTGTTTATGTAGCACTTGTGGTCTATGTTGTTTATGTAGCACTTGTGGTCTATGTTGTTTATACtgctaaatgaaatgtaaatgcagCACTTAGGTCCTGGAGGAATGTTGCCTCATTGTGTGCAACCGTATAAGACTGAAATGACAATAAAAACCGCTTAAACTTGTATACTATAAACACATCCAGTTCTAcctggttaacccttgtgttatcttggggtcattctgacccgccgtcgtattgcgacaactttaccgcatacaaaaacaaagtgaatcattttattTTAGCCGGTgctctgtctcagaccccccacattgcgaaggttaaaataattttgttttgtattgggtaaacacaacgatggtttgttatgaacctttgggtcatgtgacccgaaggcagcacaagggttaaactcacCGCACCACTTTGACTGTCTCCACCCAATCTATCTGCTGACTCTCCCAGGCATCCACCCTGATCCAGTCTGAGCTCTCTGATGCCAGCTGGGCCATCTCCACACGGTGGTATGCCTCGATCAGACCCTTCTTCTTGTAGGCATCTCCCACCGGGGAGATGATCCCTCTCACCACCCTGTACTggcctgacagacacacaggcgttCGTTATGAGGGAGTGAAATAAGGGAAGGTGGATGGACATCT encodes:
- the nmnat1 gene encoding nicotinamide/nicotinic acid mononucleotide adenylyltransferase 1 isoform X2, whose protein sequence is MEPKEPTKVVLLACGSFNPITNMHLRMFELARDYLEDSGQYRVVRGIISPVGDAYKKKGLIEAYHRVEMAQLASESSDWIRVDAWESQQIDWVETVKVVRHHYEELVSGQQHNDEVDTIKYAKKRRIAEHAYESPSSLHTRKDGPQLMLLCGADVLESFGVPNLWKADDITEIVGRYGLVCITRSGNDPHKFIHQSDTLWEHRRNIHVVPEWVTNEISATHVRRALRRGQSVRYLLPDPVVSYIQQHSLYSTESEGKNADVILAPFQRYTSGSSSSVT
- the nmnat1 gene encoding nicotinamide/nicotinic acid mononucleotide adenylyltransferase 1 isoform X1, which gives rise to MEPAKKRKSSTVWEHFELTSPNKVKCLICLRDLVYSNNTSSMLRHYRALHDGTHHVEKPQTNPGMEPKEPTKVVLLACGSFNPITNMHLRMFELARDYLEDSGQYRVVRGIISPVGDAYKKKGLIEAYHRVEMAQLASESSDWIRVDAWESQQIDWVETVKVVRHHYEELVSGQQHNDEVDTIKYAKKRRIAEHAYESPSSLHTRKDGPQLMLLCGADVLESFGVPNLWKADDITEIVGRYGLVCITRSGNDPHKFIHQSDTLWEHRRNIHVVPEWVTNEISATHVRRALRRGQSVRYLLPDPVVSYIQQHSLYSTESEGKNADVILAPFQRYTSGSSSSVT